The Ornithodoros turicata isolate Travis chromosome 7, ASM3712646v1, whole genome shotgun sequence genome includes a region encoding these proteins:
- the LOC135400343 gene encoding acetylcholinesterase-1-like, protein MSRVERRRKSKRKSKHDLKSAKSTTEVDNVSETKEKNVQEMASGTIVPDTMPPQTNDPNLVDHTPDTMHLQGTSAAAQPEDQEAGPSQPKADGIGPQACQAPGPLRNSASKNHLPLSSVHDSKPEGGATKVTENVAPNSEEQKDQDIKVAASNGKQIDGAGPNGVPEKSAQGGGALPDKQEVMKDTMPSCEIFNFTTNDYLHFDTHVLSYKDDEYTGPNIREWWHKNKHVVTIVLLLLAFIAFVVLAAMMSIAEYLQWNHVKILVKGVGVLKGVKSSRDGRTVYSFLGISYAKPTWGSHRFRRPEQAAEAKQLTDATTMRPACPQGGYYLETIGGATDTSEDCLHVNIWTPCIQTESPDCRKTVIVFLYGEEFLHGSNNVYEGSSFAAIGDVVVVAPNFRLGVFGFLSTGTKDAPGNLALYDQEMAVRWVLNHIEPFGGNSSDVVLMGSGTGAWSIGALLFSSKPFWRQHFRKFIIQSESPFRRMHQAAPSVSSTLKCPPKPLDQLLLCLQSLPAEKILNVARRPPFTYEPSFGSELFPYEPWRLASMNPVQGKDILLGTVADEGSRLIYHLAHAVQHDDHTFLPSAVSYMLGALDVQQRIRIIQMYRRNATGNNLSWAHSLIGDVYYVCPVLSFAEHLSWRGNRVRTYVFNEPENSVDKDNGTLAGRFADLHFLFRAVQRYLLHEVKFGSELIDMWAGFAKSGSLPLVENKPWPVYTAADPRSVAIDSNALSVIVDYKVETCATLANFLPELNAWKHAEPRF, encoded by the exons ATGTCAAGAGTGGAACGACGAAGGAAAAGCAAGCGGAAGTCGAAACACGACCTCAAGAGCGCAAAGTCCACAACGGAGGTCGACAACGTGTCAGAAACGAAAGAGAAGAACGTACAAGAAATGGCATCAGGAACCATAGTACCAGACACGATGCCACCACAAACTAACGACCCAAATTTGGTTGACCACACACCGGACACTATGCATCTTCAAGGGACTTCAGCTGCTGCACAGCCAGAAGATCAGGAAGCAGGTCCTTCACAGCCCAAAGCTGACGGCATCGGTCCTCAAGCGTGCCAGGCGCCGGGACCACTGCGGAACAGCGCAAGCAAGAACCATCTGCCGCTGTCCTCGGTGCACGACAGCAAACCCGAAGGAGGCGCGACAAAAGTGACCGAGAATGTTGCGCCGAATAGTGAAGAACAAAAGGACCAAGATATCAAGGTGGCAGCAAGTAATGGGAAACAAATTGACGGTGCAGGTCCTAACGGCGTCCCTGAGAAGAGTGCCCAAGGAGGTGGAGCTTTACCAGATAAGCAGGAGGTTATGAAAGACACGATGCCATCGTGCGAAATTTTCAACTTCACTACGAATGACTACCTCCATTTTGATACTCACGTGTTGTCGTATAAAGACGACGAATACACCGGACCCAACATCCGGGAGTGGTG GCACAAaaacaagcacgtcgtcacgaTTGTGTTACTCTTGCTGGCGTTCATCGCATTTGTAGTTCTGGCTGCCATGATGTCTATTGCGGAGTATCTCCAGTGGAACCACGTGAAGATCCTGGTGAAAGGTGTGGGTGTCCTTAAAGGCGTCAAGTCGAGCAGGGATGGCCGCACCGTCTACTCCTTCTTGGGTATCAGCTACGCGAAACCCACGTGGGGAAGCCACCGGTTCCGCCGTCCTGAACAGGCCGCAGAG GCGAAACAGTTGACAGATGCGACTACCATGAGGCCTGCCTGCCCTCAAGGAGGTTATTACTTGGAGACAATTGGCGGCGCGACAGATACGAGTGAAGATTGTCTGCACGTCAACATTTGGACACCTTGCATTCAAACAGAAAGCCCCGACTGCAGAAAGACCGTGATTGTTTTCCTGTACGGTGAGGAATTCCTCCATGGCAGCAACAACGTCTACGAGGGAAGCTCCTTCGCCGCGATCGGAGACGTCGTCGTTGTTGCGCCAAACTTCCGCCTAGGAGTATTTGGATTTTTATCGACAG GAACTAAGGATGCCCCAGGCAACTTGGCTCTGTACGACCAGGAGATGGCGGTGCGTTGGGTGCTGAATCACATCGAGCCCTTTGGCGGCAACAGTAGCGATGTTGTGCTCATGGGTAGCGGGACGGGGGCGTGGTCTATCGGCGCATTGCTGTTCAGCTCCAAGCCATTCTGGAGGCAGCACTTTAGGAAGTTCATCATTCAAAGCGAGTCACCATTCCGGAG GATGCACCAAGCGGCTCCGAGCGTATCATCTACCCTCAAGTGTCCACCCAAACCACTTGACCAACTTCTCCTCTGCCTCCAAAGCCTACCAGCGGAGAAGATTCTGAATGTTGCTCGACGTCCTCCTTTCACCTACGAACCTTCTTTTGGCAGTGAACTCTTTCCGTATGAGCCGTGGCGTCTGGCCTCAATGAATCCGGTCCAGGGCAAAGATATCTTACTTGGAACGGTTGCCGACGAAGGCTCGAGACTAATCTACCACCTCGCACATGCCGTACAACACGACGACCACACATTCCTGCCAAGCGCCGTGTCATATATGCTCGGTGCGCTCGACGTGCAACAACGAATACGCATTATTCAAATGTACAGGCGCAACGCCACCGGTAACAATCTCTCCTGGGCGCACAGCCTCATCGGTGACGTGTACTACGTGTGTCCAGTGCTGAGCTTCGCCGAGCACCTGTCGTGGAGAGGCAATAGGGTGCGCACGTATGTCTTCAACGAACCAGAGAACAGTGTCGACAAGGATAATGGGACGTTAGCCGGCCGCTTTGCGGATCTGCACTTTCTCTTCCGGGCCGTGCAGAGATATCTTCTGCACGAGGTCAAGTTTGGCAGTGAACTCATCGACATGTGGGCAGGCTTCGCCAAAAGTGG GTCCCTACCGCTGGTGGAGAATAAGCCGTGGCCTGTGTACACGGCAGCAGACCCACGTTCGGTGGCCATCGATTCAAATGCGCTGTCCGTCATCGTAGATTACAAGGTGGAGACATGCGCGACATTGGCCAACTTCTTACCGGAGCTCAATGCTTGGAAGCATGCGGAGCCACGTTTTTGA